A stretch of DNA from Macrotis lagotis isolate mMagLag1 chromosome X, bilby.v1.9.chrom.fasta, whole genome shotgun sequence:
TGCTATTTCTACTCCATGagtcaagcagaacaaatctaatcccttttgGGTCATTAGGAGGTACACTGTATGGAATGttgagcctgagttcaaatcccacttcaacTTTCTaggggatcctgggcaagtcccttaactgcTCTGTGTCTCAATTTCATCACCTGTAAGATGGGGGTTAATCAGAGCAACTACCTTCCAGGGATCTATTTTGAGgattaattgaaataaatttatataaaaagtagaatcagtaaaataaataaatgcttttaaattctataactgtttttatttatgtctaaatctattATTGAGGCAACTGGGTGAcacagattcatcttcctgatttcaaatctggcctcagatacttagtagctgtgtgaacctgggcaagtcatttcatcctgttttcctgtttcctcatctgaaaaaaaggagctggagaaggaaatggcaaactattttagtatctttgtcaagaaaactacacttaattgcctagctgtttggccttgagcaagccacttaaccccatcgccttgccaaaaaataaataaaataaaacaatttcaaaaaatgaacatagtatgctctGCATTCAACTATATagtattttctctggatgtggatggtatgtTCCAAAACAAGTTTCTCGGGATTGTCCTTGATCGATGAACCGCTGAAAGGAGCTGCACTCATCATAACTGGTCATCTCACAAGGCTTTCTGCTAATGTGTAGGacattctggttctgctcactacactcagcatcagttcatgcaagtctttccagactctTCTGAAGTCCACCTACTCTTGATTTTAAGTAGAATAGTACTGAGGGAgactattattagccccattttacaggatgatgatgatgatgatgatgtttgtctttcattctggaagaagaccgtgacatcagagaggtgatggcatgacaagcatgtgaactggatttgagtgaggggaccctgtgctaagtccccagtctccctttctcctctggagctatctgggtccagtggccagatatgaatcaggacactggacatggccctggatgggaggcaatcagggttaagtgacttgcccaaggtcacacagctagaaagtatcaaatgtctgaggccagattcaaattcccagcttcctgactccaaggccagtactctagccactgcaccacccagctggtAGAGTACCCTACTTAGGTGATAgagtgatagagcactgaccttggaagtAGGAGGTCAGGGGTTTGAATTTGGCCTCCGACACTTAACAGGACATTTTACAGGGGAAGAAACTGGGGTAAACAGgagaagtgacttggccagggtggCGCAGCTACTAAATGGCCGAGGCCCCACGTCTACaccagggtctcttggccccggATCTCTCAGGGCCCGCTCCCCATCGGTGTCTCTCTCCTCCCGCAGTACATAGTGGTGTTCGCCACCAAGGTGCTGACAGGACAGGTCCGGGAGGTGAGCGACGTGAGGGAGTACGACGAGGCTGGGGAGCCGTCTGGGAAAGAGggcgcccccccgccccccaagcCCTGGAAAGGAGAGTGAGTGATGAGGGCCCCTCGGACTAGGGAGGGACAAGGGGAGGAAACGggttgggggaggaaggggaggaggaggagaacagtGGGGGGAGGGGGCGAGGAGGTCTCATCTCTTGTCTTTGTCCCCTCCAGGAAGCCTCTGAGGAATGGGCTCGTGAAAGAGAAACGCTTCTGAGGGGCCGCAGAGCCCTGGggaccccccctccccttcccgtTTAGTGACCCCTTTCCCCGTCCCGAACCTCCGGAGCCCCTGCCCAAACCCTTTCCCCCCGTCTTGTCCCCGGGCGCTTTGGGGACTGGACCaattggaggggaggggagagtctTTCCTGCCCCCCGGGACTCAAGAGGCGGCATCCGCTGGCGGCTTTGAGGGCAGGAAGGTCCCCCGGTGAGCACCTGGCAGCCAAGAGCcggcgccccctccccgccccctcccccagcccccttTACCCTTCTGGGCAGGAGAGGGTTAAGGGTCGAGGCGCTCTCCCCCTGGCTGCCCAATAGTGGGCCGAGCGGCCCCCGCCTGGCCCCGGGGTGCCGGCGGCCCCCAGGCCGGCCCCGCTATAAGGCGGCTGGACAGCGGCAGGCGGGCGGACCTCCGGCCGCGGCGTCGAGGAAGATGCGCTCCCCGCAGCTGCCGCCCTGGctcctggccctggccctggccctgctcctgcccctgcccctgccccaggCCGGCGTGGCCCGGGGCCAGGCCGGCGCCCTCCCGGCCCAGGCCGGCGCCCTGCTGCAGACCCTGGGGCTCAGCCCGCCCCCGGGGCCCCCTCCCACCCGACCCGTCCCCCCAGTCATGTGGCGGCTCTTCCGAAGGGGCCCGGAGGCGGCGGAGACCCCAGGGCGGCAGGGCGCGGGGCCGGCGGGCCCCCAGGAGCCCTGCCACGTGGAGGAGCTGGGCGTCCCCGGGAACATCGTCCGGCACGTCCTCGACGGCGGTAAATTAGGGGGCGAGCGGGAGGCGGGATTGGGAAGGGCGGCCCCCAACCCGCACCCCGCCCGGGCTCCCTCCTAGGGGCAGGGTCGGTCCTCGATCTGTTTTCCCCACCGGGGGTCCCCGGGCCTCCCGGACCCCCATCTCTTGGCTTTTCAACCAGGGACAGCCTTGGGTCTGGCTCGGCGTCTGCTGCCCCTTCCCTGCTGGGGCGGGGGGCGGCCGCAGCTCGAGTGCAGGCCCTCCGCACCTCTGTTCGCTCCAAGGGCAGCTGCCCAGGGCAGCCACGGAGCAGGGAGCTGCTTCCCTGTAACTTGAGCCCCGGGATACTCTTCCTGACCTTTGGGGCCTGGCACAACCGTGGGCTCCTCCTGAGATCAGACCAAGGTCGCAGGCTAGGCCTGATGCAGAGCCGGCTGGAACTCCTGAAGTTTAGGGGGGGCTCCTGGGGTGGGGAGGCGGGCGAGGGGGGAGGGGAGCGCTCGCTCACCTGACACTTTGGCTCCTAGGTGCCCCTGCCCCACCAGAGCCAGCCTTGGACTCCCTGTGCCTGGAGAAGCCCCTTTTCTTCAACCTTTCCTTCCTAGACCCTAGGGAGCGGCTGACGCTAGTCCGCCTGGAACTGAACTTTGGTACCCCTGGAGACCTAGCCCCTGCCCAGGGTTGGCAGCTGAGCCTGGCCCATGCCCGGGGCCCCCGGCTGTGGGGTCAGCCCCTGCACTGGCACCACCGAGAAGTCCTGCTGAGCCGGACGGTGCCCACGTTGCACGAACCCCTCTACTTTGACATCTTGAGCCGGATGGGGAATGCCACCTTCCCCCAGAACCTGAGTCTAGTCCTGGAGATCTTGCCCGGTCGAGAGGGCGCCCTGCCTCAAGGCTTGTGCGCCCAGCTGGGGCATTCTCTAGAGGCTTCCCTGCTGGTGGTGACCCTCGACCCACAGCTATGCCAGCCCACCTCCAGGAAGCGCCGGGCCACCTACCTGGCCCCTCCGGACGGGCCCGAGCCTCCCTGTAAGGCCCGCCAGCTGTACATCAACTTCCGAGAAGTGGGCTGGCACAACTGGATCATCGCCCCCAGAGGCTTCATGGCCAATTACTGTCAGGGCCACTGCTTTTTCCCCACCACCTCCAAGATCTCCAGCTTGAACCACGCCGTCATGCAGTCCCTGATGCACTCGGTGGCTCCGGCCACGACCCCCCCGCCCTGCTGCGTCCCCGTGAAGCTCTCGCCCATCTCCGTGCTCTTCTACGACAACAGTGACAACGTGGTCCTCCGGCACTACGAGGACATGGTGGTGGACGAGTGCGGCTGCCGGTGAGGGGCGCCTGCCCCTCCCGCCGAGGGCGCCGCCGGCCGCGGCCCTGCCCCCTCTGTATCGCGACTAATAAAACTGCCGGGTTTGGTTTGCTTCGCCTTAGCATGAGGACATTTTGGGGGGCTCCCCATCCCCAAAGCCCCGGGCCAGCCCCCTCTCCCAGGCTTCAGTCTGCCCCTACCCCCGGCCCCCGCCGCCTCCCAGGCCCCAGCCCGAGGCAGCCCCCGCCCACCCTCAACACCTCCTTGTGAATGCAAAGTGTTCTCACTAGGCGGTTGGGCTTTTCTCGGGTCTGGAACCCCCTCCCCCGGGGCCAGGGCAGCAGAGACCAGGCGGGAGGCCCTGGGAAACCTCAGGGCAGAGAAGAATCAATATTTGGCCCAGCTCCCAGGCGCTAGGCAGGGCTAGTTTTCTGGGCTTCGGTTAGAAGAGCTGGAACGGCCCTGCCAAGCCCGCCAAGCCAGCCCTGGACGCATCCCCCCACGGCCAGAGGGCATCTCACACGGGCCCGTGAAGCCCTGTTCCTGGCACCTGGGGCCGGCCGCAGTTTCCCTCTCCCAGCCAAGGCATCCCAGTTCTGCCTAGTCTGGGCACAGCTGTACGCAGCTGGGCAAGCGGCAGGCCTTGCCCCCCGGAGGGGAGGAGACCCGGCCTACGAGAGAGGAGAGAACTGGACAGCAGCAAGATTATCCTCAGGTCACATCTTGACCAGGCCTAAAGCCCGGGCTCCACTCCCTTAACCTCTCAACTGTCCGCTCCCCGGTGCCCACACTATTTCTTAAAGGCAGGGGTGATTCTTTGTGATTGCATGGGCAAGTCCCATCAGGCGCCTAATTCTTGATTCCGAGGGCAATGGGTCTCCCAATGCTTGCCAATACCTGCCCATTAGGCTCTTGGCATAGGGACGACGTTAATTGAATGGTCTAAGTCTGTCTCTGGTCTATTCTGAAAAatgccctttaaaaaaaaaactttgggacTCAACAGCAGCTAATAACTTTGACCCCATCACAAATCAATCAGTTTTAGAACAGTCCACTGGACTACATCAGTCAAGAACCCCTCAAGAATCAGGTGAATTCTGCTCCCAGAGTTAAGAGAAGAGGAACACGAGCCTTTCTCTTTCTAATAGGCTTCCCATTCTGGCCAGAAATGGTCTCCAGTTCTTAGAATGAGACAAAAGGGTCTGATGGGATAGGGAAGGGAATGGTGTTAGATCAGGTCTGTATTGCTGGGTTGGAACACAACAAAGCCCTCATTTcctgccttcccttcccattcaTCTCAGGAGGAATTCACAGGAAGTCTGTAGAAGCCCAATATTCAAAAGGAATCAGATTCTCTACAGGGAGACCAACACCCCTTTGAACTTGGTGGGAGGGGGACGGAGCTTGGAGGCTTCTGCTCAGTTCTCAGCAGCTGATCACACAGGTCCCCAGCAGCACAGCCAAGTCAAACCCACGgcttttttctgttttaggtttttgcaagacaaatggggttaagtggcttgcccaaggccacacagctagtaattattaactgagaccggaattgaacccaggtactcctgactgcaaggccggtgccttatccactgcgccacctagccaccctagaccCACATCTCCTGACCTCCCTGAATGGGAGTCCTTTCTGCACCCTCAAGTAACCACTGCAGAAAGGCTAATTGTAGGGGTAGTAAATCTCCAGGGGGGAAATCAACGTGCTCAGACACTTGCGAGGCTTATTAAAGGGGAGTATGGTAGGGACAAGTTCCCTCTGGCTGGGACAACTGCCTTAACCTTCTGAGTCCTAAATAGATCAAGTGGTCCTTGGGCACTGGGACCTACTTCCCTCTAAAATGAATTCTAGCTTCAAGTATGAATGCAAGagtgttttattaatattttattgatggcAAACAGCTTAAAACAAACTGaccaaaaatcaaaatgacaccGTGCTGACACTGATGTTCAATGGACTTATAAAACTCAGAGTAACttgctacaaagaaaaaaaaaattaaaagaaaaaaataagccaCAGAGCAGAGGCAAAAAGCATTCCAACCAGTGAAATAAGGAAGGGGGGGGACACATTACCCAATGGATTGCATTGCAGAAAGGGTTACAGTTTAAATCTATTTCAAAACTCTATGCACTATGCAGTCTacccagaaggaagaaaaaaaa
This window harbors:
- the GDF1 gene encoding embryonic growth/differentiation factor 1, with the translated sequence MRSPQLPPWLLALALALLLPLPLPQAGVARGQAGALPAQAGALLQTLGLSPPPGPPPTRPVPPVMWRLFRRGPEAAETPGRQGAGPAGPQEPCHVEELGVPGNIVRHVLDGGAPAPPEPALDSLCLEKPLFFNLSFLDPRERLTLVRLELNFGTPGDLAPAQGWQLSLAHARGPRLWGQPLHWHHREVLLSRTVPTLHEPLYFDILSRMGNATFPQNLSLVLEILPGREGALPQGLCAQLGHSLEASLLVVTLDPQLCQPTSRKRRATYLAPPDGPEPPCKARQLYINFREVGWHNWIIAPRGFMANYCQGHCFFPTTSKISSLNHAVMQSLMHSVAPATTPPPCCVPVKLSPISVLFYDNSDNVVLRHYEDMVVDECGCR